A DNA window from Aquarana catesbeiana isolate 2022-GZ linkage group LG01, ASM4218655v1, whole genome shotgun sequence contains the following coding sequences:
- the LAP3 gene encoding cytosol aminopeptidase, producing the protein MLHPIRCVLQRSLHHGSCRRLSLSAQCYNTGRKGLVLGVYEKNKEEENLVLTQAGDRFDSIVSGKLRDQLIRSGPSLKKGKSRIFYGLHEEFPSVVVVGLGKESAGFNHHEVWNERKENIRTAVSVACRQLQDMEIEQVEVDPCGDAQAAAEGALLGLFEYDELKKKKKKLVSTRPYGSQEVEAWQKGVSYAEGQNLARYLMEAPANYMTPTKFAQIFEEKLGKLGGNVKVFTRSKQWIEEQQMGAFLSVAKGSDEPPVLLEIHYTGSPDPKEPPLVFVGKGVTFDSGGISIKPSSGMDAMRADMGGAATVSSAILTAATLKLPINLIGLAPLCENMPNGRANKPGDVVRAKNGKTIQVDNTDAEGRLLLADALCYAHDFNARAIVNAATLTGAMDVALGSAATGVFTNSSWLWTHLQEASAVTGDRVWRMPLFEHYSKQVTESALADLNNVGKYSRSGGACTAAAFLKQFVTMPHWAHLDIAGVMSNKDEVPYMRKGMAGRPTRTLTEFADRLSKDKNPS; encoded by the exons ggtcttGTGTTGGGTGTGTATGAAAAAAATAAGGAGGAAGAAAATCTGGTCCTCACTCAGGCAGGGGACAGGTTTGATAGCATTGTGTCTGGGAAGCTGAGGGATCAGTTGATAAG ATCTGGACCTTCGCTCAAGAAAGGCAAATCACGCATATTTTATGGTTTACATGAG GAGTTTCCCAGTGTTGTAGTGGTTGGACTGGGTAAAGAATCTGCTGGTTTTAACCATCATGAGGTTTGGAATGAGAGGAAGGAGAACATCAGAACTGCAGTGTCAG TGGCCTGCAGACAGCTACAGGATATGGAAATTGAACAAGTGGAGGTGGACCCCTGTGGAGATGCCCAGGCAGCAGCGGAAGGTGCACTCCTCGGGCTGTTTGAATATGATGAGcttaagaagaaaaagaagaaacttGTTTCTACAAGGCCTTATGGGAG CCAagaagtagaggcctggcagaaagGAGTGTCCTATGCAGAGGGGCAGAACCTGGCCCGCTATCTGATGGAAGCGCCTGCAAACTACATGACCCCTACTAAGTTTGCTCAGATATTTGAGGAGAAGTTGGGAAAGTTGGGAGGCAATGTGAAGGTCTTCACAAG GTCAAAGCAATGGATAGAAGAGCAACAGATGGGAGCATTTTTAAGTGTGGCCAAAGGGTCTGATGAACCTCCAGTCCTGTTGGAAATCCACTATACTGGTAGCCCTGACCCGAAGGAGCCGCCCCTGGTCTTTGTTGGGAAGGGAGTCACTTTTGACAG tggtGGGATTTCTATAAAACCATCGTCTGGAATGGATGCAATGAGAGCAGATATGGGTGGAGCTGCTACTGTCTCTTCTGCCATATTAACTGCTGCAACACTAAAGTTGCCCATCAATCTGATTG GTTTGGCTCCACTGTGTGAAAATATGCCCAACGGCAGAGCAAATAAACCCGGTGATGTTGTGAGAGCAAAGAATGGAAAGACGATTCAG GTGGACAACACTGATGCTGAAGGGCGACTGCTGTTGGCTGATGCCCTTTGTTATGCACATGATTTCAACGCACGAGCCATCGTAAATGCAGCAACGCTAActg GTGCTATGGACGTGGCTCTGGGATCTGCTGCTACTGGTGTGTTCACCAATTCTTCCTGGCTGTGGACTCATCTTCAAGAG GCCAGTGCTGTGACAGGGGACCGAGTATGGAGGATGCCTCTCTTTGAGCACTATAGTAAACAAGTGACAGAGTCTGCCCTTGCTGACCTTAATAATGTTGGAAAATACAGCAG GTCTGGAGGAGCGTGTACTGCAGCGGCATTCCTGAAGCAGTTTGTTACCATGCCTCATTGGGCTCATCTAGACATCGCTGGCGTCATGTCAAACAAGGATGAGGTTCCTTACATGCGCAAAGGAATGGCAGGGCGCCCCACAAGGACCTTGACTGAATTTGCTGATCGCCTCAGTAAAGACAAGAACCCATCATAA